From Virgibacillus ihumii, the proteins below share one genomic window:
- a CDS encoding Rqc2 family fibronectin-binding protein, whose translation MPFDGIVTRAVTHELNQKIIPGKITKIYQPTSTELVFTVRSQGQNHTLLLSIHPVYARFHLTDDTYRNPKEPPMFCMLLRKNLSGAIIETIEQFGMERIITFRIKTRNELGDITNKTIVLELMGKHSNFMLIDADKGHILDSLKHVPVSQNSYRTILPGQQYILPPSQNKLNPLDIDGSTFVKKLDFNAGKMDKQIVQNLTGISPLIANEIIHRTQLGSQQAYNSAFENIQALIDNHHYSPAIYQHKKEAFHVLPITFLEGQKKEFATTNEMLDVFYSGKAERDRVKQQAKGLYQFIKNEKDKNERKLKKHEKTLKKAAGAEKYQHLGELLTANMHQVKQGDENVQVIDYYDPEQKEMTIELNPNKTPSENAQSFFKTYQKLKTSKRKVNSEIKKANNEIAYLDQLLQQIDTARETDIEEIRDELRDEGYLKKQKQGKKKNKPAKPVPEKYTSSDGTPMLVGKNNKQNEYVTMKLAHRDEFWLHTKDIPGSHVVIRSKEPSEETLVEAAQLAAYFSKSQQSSSVPVDYTKIRHVRKPNGAKPGFVTYDNQKTLFVTPDKNVVAKLRGSKA comes from the coding sequence ATGCCGTTCGATGGGATTGTTACTCGAGCAGTAACGCATGAATTAAATCAAAAAATAATACCGGGAAAAATCACTAAAATATACCAGCCGACTTCCACGGAGTTGGTGTTCACAGTACGCAGCCAAGGACAAAATCATACCCTGCTTTTATCAATTCACCCTGTCTATGCACGCTTTCATTTGACGGATGATACATACAGAAATCCAAAAGAACCTCCGATGTTCTGTATGCTGCTACGGAAAAATTTATCTGGTGCGATCATAGAAACAATCGAACAATTTGGGATGGAACGGATTATTACGTTTCGCATCAAAACAAGAAATGAGCTTGGCGACATTACCAACAAAACAATCGTGCTGGAATTAATGGGAAAACACAGTAATTTTATGCTCATTGATGCAGACAAAGGACATATCCTTGATAGTTTAAAACATGTACCCGTATCGCAGAACAGTTACCGGACTATCCTGCCCGGCCAGCAATATATTCTGCCGCCGAGTCAAAACAAACTGAATCCGCTGGACATTGATGGCTCCACCTTCGTAAAAAAGCTGGACTTTAATGCCGGAAAAATGGATAAGCAGATTGTCCAGAACCTTACAGGTATATCACCGCTCATTGCCAATGAGATCATTCATCGGACACAACTTGGTTCGCAGCAGGCATACAACAGTGCATTTGAAAACATACAGGCACTGATTGACAATCATCACTATTCACCTGCCATTTATCAGCACAAAAAGGAAGCATTTCACGTATTGCCGATTACTTTTTTGGAAGGCCAGAAAAAAGAATTTGCCACCACGAACGAAATGCTTGATGTCTTTTATTCCGGAAAAGCGGAACGGGATCGTGTCAAACAACAGGCCAAGGGCTTATATCAATTTATTAAAAATGAAAAAGATAAGAACGAACGAAAACTGAAAAAACATGAAAAAACATTAAAAAAAGCAGCTGGCGCGGAGAAGTATCAACATCTCGGCGAACTGCTTACGGCTAACATGCATCAGGTAAAACAGGGAGACGAAAATGTCCAGGTAATCGATTATTACGATCCTGAACAAAAGGAAATGACGATAGAACTGAATCCAAATAAAACACCAAGCGAAAACGCCCAAAGTTTCTTTAAAACATACCAAAAACTAAAGACATCCAAGCGCAAGGTAAACTCAGAAATTAAAAAAGCAAACAATGAAATTGCCTATTTGGACCAGCTGCTTCAGCAAATTGACACAGCACGCGAGACAGACATTGAGGAAATCAGGGATGAACTGCGTGACGAAGGTTATCTGAAAAAACAAAAACAGGGGAAAAAGAAAAATAAACCGGCTAAACCTGTACCGGAAAAATATACATCCTCTGATGGAACACCAATGCTCGTCGGAAAAAATAACAAACAGAACGAGTATGTAACGATGAAACTTGCACATCGCGATGAATTCTGGCTCCATACTAAAGATATCCCAGGCTCACATGTCGTCATCCGCTCCAAAGAACCAAGTGAGGAAACATTAGTGGAAGCGGCACAGCTTGCAGCATATTTCAGCAAATCACAGCAATCGTCTTCGGTCCCGGTGGACTACACAAAAATTCGCCATGTCCGAAAACCAAATGGAGCAAAACCGGGATTCGTCACGTATGATAATCAGAAAACATTGTTTGTAACACCGGATAAAAATGTTGTAGCTAAACTTAGAGGATCAAAAGCTTAA
- a CDS encoding cation-translocating P-type ATPase codes for MNWYQLDAETVEQKLHVTTGSGLKEKQVDKRRKEFGVNQLQMEKKVSRWLIFLKQFQDFMVLVLLAATLIAGVLEEFVDAIAIMVIVLVNGFLGYFQEQKAEKSLAKLKEMSAPVANVMREGEWIKIPSGDVVVGDIVRINSGDRIPADIRITKSNSMETEESALTGESLPVMKHASAIRKDGLDAQDQVNMGFMGTLVTRGSGVGIVVGTGMNTVMGQIASLMTSTSKTITPLERKLAELGKILIVAALILTALVVVVGVYQGHPIYNMFLAGVSLAVAAIPEGLPAIVTVALSLGVQRMIRKKAIVRKLSAVETLGCASVICSDKTGTLTENKMTVKELYVNDKHLYVTGDGYSIQGDYFFNDKKVDNDFPNLNTMLLYGMLCNNASLQMKKGKYSIDGDPTDGALLIAARKFGLSHVLYDQYKVVKEIPFDSTRKRMSMIIEDKNKMRFLITKGAPEVLLPRSEFYLGDEGRKLMHSTDKQTIENAIDGMARKALRTIAIGMKPLPADSNEEAAVLENGLTFVGLYGMMDPPRKEVKTAINECREAGIKTVMITGDHEKTARAIAENLNILPADGMVLNGYQLNQMSVTDLREVIDDVSVFARVTPEHKLKIVEAYQENGHVAAMTGDGVNDAPAIKASDIGISMGRTGTDVTKEASSLILMDDNFTTIKDAIIEGRNIYENIRKFIRYLLASNVGEILVMLFAMLLALPLPLVPVQILWVNLVTDGLPAMALGLDQSEDDVMNRGPRNPREGIFSRGLGFKIVSRGILIGAITLAAFMLTYQGTEESLVYGQTVAFTTLVMAQLIHVFDCRSEKSVFARNPFQNIYLVLAVLSSLILLLGVIYWEPLQPIFHTTFLGIRDWMLILVLSSLPTVLFGFTKK; via the coding sequence ATGAATTGGTATCAATTGGATGCAGAAACGGTTGAACAAAAACTACATGTTACAACGGGATCAGGTCTTAAAGAAAAGCAGGTGGACAAGCGCAGGAAGGAATTTGGCGTAAATCAACTGCAGATGGAAAAGAAGGTTTCCCGATGGTTGATTTTTTTGAAACAGTTTCAGGATTTTATGGTACTTGTCTTACTTGCAGCAACATTGATTGCAGGAGTTCTTGAGGAATTTGTGGATGCGATAGCGATTATGGTAATTGTTTTGGTCAATGGATTTCTTGGTTATTTTCAAGAACAAAAAGCTGAAAAGTCACTAGCCAAACTGAAAGAAATGTCCGCCCCTGTTGCCAATGTCATGCGTGAGGGCGAGTGGATAAAAATTCCTTCCGGTGACGTTGTGGTTGGGGATATTGTTCGAATTAATAGTGGTGATCGGATTCCTGCTGATATACGAATCACCAAGTCAAATAGTATGGAAACCGAAGAATCTGCGTTAACCGGTGAATCGCTTCCCGTGATGAAACATGCATCAGCAATCAGAAAAGACGGGCTGGATGCACAGGATCAGGTCAATATGGGTTTTATGGGTACATTGGTGACGCGCGGTTCAGGTGTCGGAATTGTTGTTGGGACTGGCATGAACACAGTGATGGGACAGATTGCATCACTGATGACGAGCACAAGTAAAACAATTACGCCATTGGAACGGAAACTTGCAGAGCTTGGAAAAATCCTGATTGTTGCCGCATTGATTTTGACTGCCTTAGTCGTTGTTGTCGGTGTATATCAGGGGCATCCGATTTATAACATGTTTCTGGCGGGGGTATCATTAGCAGTTGCTGCGATACCGGAAGGGCTGCCGGCAATCGTAACAGTTGCTCTATCATTGGGTGTACAGCGGATGATCAGGAAGAAGGCGATTGTCCGAAAGCTTTCAGCAGTTGAGACACTCGGATGTGCATCGGTTATTTGTTCCGATAAAACTGGGACACTAACCGAAAATAAAATGACGGTGAAGGAACTATATGTAAATGACAAGCATCTGTATGTAACCGGTGACGGGTATTCCATTCAGGGCGATTATTTTTTCAATGATAAAAAAGTGGACAATGATTTCCCTAACTTAAATACCATGTTGTTGTATGGGATGCTTTGTAATAATGCGTCACTGCAAATGAAAAAAGGGAAATACAGTATAGACGGGGATCCGACAGATGGGGCACTTTTGATTGCAGCCAGAAAATTTGGTCTGTCACACGTCCTTTATGATCAATATAAGGTTGTGAAAGAGATTCCGTTTGATTCTACCCGTAAACGGATGAGCATGATCATTGAAGACAAGAATAAAATGCGGTTTTTAATTACAAAAGGAGCACCGGAAGTACTGCTGCCCCGTTCGGAATTTTACTTGGGTGATGAAGGTCGAAAGTTGATGCACTCAACAGATAAACAAACAATTGAGAATGCAATTGACGGAATGGCTCGGAAAGCATTGCGAACTATTGCTATCGGGATGAAGCCGCTTCCTGCTGATAGTAATGAAGAAGCAGCCGTGCTGGAAAATGGATTAACATTTGTCGGGTTATATGGGATGATGGATCCACCGAGAAAAGAAGTGAAAACGGCTATAAATGAGTGCCGTGAAGCCGGAATTAAAACGGTGATGATTACCGGGGATCATGAAAAAACCGCACGTGCAATAGCCGAAAATCTTAACATACTTCCTGCTGATGGGATGGTACTGAACGGATATCAGCTTAATCAGATGTCCGTAACAGATCTCCGGGAAGTAATTGATGATGTATCTGTTTTCGCACGGGTGACACCGGAGCACAAGCTGAAAATCGTTGAGGCTTATCAGGAAAACGGACATGTTGCTGCTATGACAGGTGACGGTGTAAATGATGCACCGGCGATAAAAGCCAGTGATATTGGCATTAGTATGGGACGGACCGGAACCGATGTGACCAAGGAAGCATCTTCATTAATATTGATGGACGATAATTTTACAACGATCAAGGATGCCATTATTGAAGGCAGAAATATTTACGAAAATATACGCAAGTTTATCCGGTATTTGCTCGCTTCAAATGTTGGGGAAATACTTGTGATGCTTTTTGCAATGCTGCTGGCATTACCATTGCCGCTGGTGCCCGTCCAGATTTTGTGGGTCAACCTAGTAACTGACGGACTGCCAGCAATGGCGCTGGGGTTGGATCAGTCAGAGGATGATGTCATGAATCGGGGACCGCGAAATCCCAGAGAAGGCATCTTTTCGCGGGGGCTTGGTTTTAAAATAGTCAGTCGGGGGATATTAATCGGTGCCATTACACTTGCAGCATTTATGTTGACGTATCAGGGAACAGAGGAATCATTGGTTTACGGGCAGACCGTAGCGTTCACTACACTTGTAATGGCACAACTGATTCATGTGTTTGACTGCCGCAGTGAAAAATCCGTTTTTGCCCGGAATCCGTTTCAAAATATATATTTGGTGCTGGCGGTGCTCTCATCCTTGATTCTTTTGCTTGGCGTGATCTATTGGGAGCCGTTGCAGCCGATCTTTCATACAACTTTTTTAGGGATAAGAGACTGGATGCTGATCCTGGTGTTAAGCTCACTGCCGACTGTCCTGTTTGGCTTTACGAAAAAGTAA
- a CDS encoding YicC/YloC family endoribonuclease: MIKITEVMGMVRSMTGYGREVIHSGDTAVTVEVRGVNHRFLNIAVKSPRTILFMEEQIKKVLQSYFQRGHLDVYINIDGDGMIQKELKTDWDLLAQYMDHFDQAKKQYELEGKIPASIITAIPDLMTVQEVEMESDVFFDIILTGVHGACEKMKDMSQKEGDFLFRDLHNRIKTIEDTVYQLQSLREIVTVEYHDRIQERLQGYIGENMVVDQARIDQEIAMLAEKGDIAEELTRLLSHVHHFLEIIHQPGAIGRKLDFVIQEMHREANTIGSKSTDSRIGKQIVSLKSNIEKIKEQVQNIE; encoded by the coding sequence ATGATAAAGATTACGGAAGTGATGGGTATGGTAAGAAGTATGACCGGGTACGGACGCGAAGTTATACATAGCGGTGATACGGCAGTAACCGTCGAGGTTCGAGGCGTAAACCACCGATTTTTAAATATAGCGGTGAAATCACCCCGCACCATTTTATTTATGGAAGAACAAATCAAAAAGGTGCTCCAATCCTATTTTCAGCGCGGGCATTTGGATGTATACATCAATATTGACGGGGATGGAATGATTCAAAAGGAATTGAAGACAGACTGGGATTTACTGGCACAGTATATGGACCATTTTGATCAGGCGAAAAAGCAGTATGAATTAGAGGGTAAGATTCCCGCTTCCATCATAACAGCCATACCGGATTTGATGACGGTACAGGAAGTTGAGATGGAATCTGATGTATTTTTTGATATAATTCTGACAGGTGTCCACGGTGCATGCGAAAAGATGAAGGATATGAGCCAGAAAGAAGGTGATTTCCTTTTCCGCGACCTGCATAATCGAATAAAGACAATAGAGGATACGGTATATCAACTGCAATCACTCCGGGAAATTGTAACGGTGGAGTATCATGACCGGATTCAGGAACGTCTGCAGGGTTACATCGGGGAGAATATGGTGGTCGATCAGGCACGTATAGATCAGGAAATTGCAATGCTTGCGGAGAAAGGTGATATAGCTGAGGAACTGACAAGATTGTTAAGCCATGTTCATCATTTTCTTGAAATCATTCATCAGCCAGGTGCAATTGGGAGAAAACTGGATTTTGTTATCCAGGAAATGCACCGGGAAGCCAATACGATAGGTTCCAAGTCTACCGATTCCAGAATAGGGAAGCAAATTGTTTCATTAAAGAGCAATATTGAAAAAATAAAAGAACAGGTGCAAAATATTGAGTAA
- the remA gene encoding extracellular matrix/biofilm regulator RemA has translation MSLRLINIGFGNVVSANRVISIVSPESAPIKRIITVARDNNKLVDATYGRRTRAVIITDSDHVVLSAVQPETVGQRVLSHEEISDE, from the coding sequence TTGAGTTTACGTTTAATAAATATAGGGTTTGGAAATGTTGTTTCTGCGAACCGGGTGATTTCCATTGTTTCACCTGAATCTGCACCAATTAAACGAATTATTACAGTGGCCCGCGATAACAATAAACTGGTGGATGCAACGTATGGACGTCGTACAAGGGCTGTCATCATTACGGATAGTGACCATGTTGTTTTATCAGCGGTACAACCTGAAACTGTCGGACAACGTGTATTAAGTCATGAAGAAATTTCTGATGAATAA
- the gmk gene encoding guanylate kinase, which translates to MIEEKGILFILSGPSGVGKGTVRRELFEQENELKYSISMTTREKRPGEKDGVDYFYKTREEFETLIKENQLLEYAQFVNNYYGTPRKYVEETLAAGHDVFLEIEVQGALQVKENFPEGVFIFLFPPSLEELKNRIVNRGTETHEKVLGRLKEARNEIEMMDAYDYVVVNDHVENAVDKVKSIIQSEHCRRDRIAKQYKKLLEDELS; encoded by the coding sequence TTGATAGAAGAAAAGGGAATTTTATTTATTCTTTCCGGGCCATCCGGTGTCGGCAAGGGAACGGTCAGGCGTGAGCTGTTTGAACAGGAGAATGAACTGAAATATTCGATATCAATGACTACACGGGAAAAACGCCCTGGTGAAAAAGATGGTGTCGACTATTTTTATAAGACCAGGGAAGAATTTGAAACATTAATTAAAGAAAACCAGCTGTTGGAATATGCTCAATTTGTCAATAATTATTATGGCACTCCCAGGAAGTATGTTGAGGAGACATTGGCAGCCGGACATGATGTTTTTCTGGAAATTGAAGTACAGGGTGCATTGCAGGTTAAGGAGAATTTTCCTGAGGGCGTGTTCATCTTTCTCTTTCCGCCAAGCCTTGAAGAACTGAAAAATCGTATTGTCAACAGGGGTACGGAAACACATGAAAAAGTTCTGGGCCGATTGAAGGAAGCCAGAAATGAAATAGAAATGATGGATGCGTATGATTATGTTGTTGTAAATGATCATGTGGAAAATGCTGTTGATAAAGTGAAGTCCATTATCCAGAGCGAACATTGCAGGCGTGACCGGATTGCCAAACAATATAAAAAGTTATTGGAGGATGAATTATCATGA
- the rpoZ gene encoding DNA-directed RNA polymerase subunit omega: MMLEPSIDELLEKINSKYTLVTLSARRARQIRETEKTLVENPKSHKYVGKALEEVIAEKLEVKEDTK; the protein is encoded by the coding sequence ATGATGTTGGAGCCGTCAATTGACGAATTACTGGAAAAAATCAATTCCAAGTACACTTTGGTAACCTTATCAGCAAGGCGTGCCCGCCAAATACGTGAGACCGAGAAAACATTGGTTGAAAATCCAAAATCACATAAGTACGTCGGCAAGGCACTGGAAGAAGTTATCGCTGAGAAATTGGAAGTAAAAGAAGATACGAAGTAA
- the coaBC gene encoding bifunctional phosphopantothenoylcysteine decarboxylase/phosphopantothenate--cysteine ligase CoaBC, producing MVLNKNVILGVSGGIAAYKACALTSKLTQQGANVKVVMTKNATEFVSPLTFQALSRNPVYIDTFDEKDPEKIAHIDVADWADIVLLAPATANIIGKIANGVADDMLSTIMLATQASVYIAPAMNVHMYAHNAVIENMKKLESWGYHFIEPGAGYLACGYVGKGRLEEPESIIAAVANHQSGNRVLTGKKVLVSAGPTQEKIDPVRFFTNRSSGKMGFSLAEAAANMGADVTLVAGPSNLETSNQTIQRINVTSAAEMYDAILQHYNDSDIVIKAAAVADYRPKETFTEKKKKQSGEWKIEMERTKDILQTLGDKKENQFLVGFAAETSRPLEYGREKLRKKNLDAIVVNNVAAEGAGFSGDTNIVTYINKHNHTEDLALASKQDIAGNILNYIARDLKGESS from the coding sequence ATGGTTTTGAACAAAAATGTAATATTGGGTGTTTCCGGGGGCATCGCAGCATATAAGGCATGTGCATTAACAAGCAAACTGACGCAGCAGGGTGCGAACGTAAAGGTTGTCATGACAAAGAATGCAACTGAATTTGTTTCACCATTGACATTTCAGGCACTTTCCCGCAATCCGGTTTACATTGACACGTTTGATGAGAAAGATCCGGAAAAAATTGCGCATATAGATGTTGCTGATTGGGCGGATATCGTATTACTCGCACCGGCTACTGCCAATATTATCGGCAAAATAGCGAACGGAGTTGCTGATGATATGCTGTCGACCATCATGCTTGCAACCCAGGCAAGTGTTTATATCGCCCCGGCAATGAATGTTCATATGTACGCCCATAATGCGGTGATTGAAAATATGAAGAAGCTCGAGTCGTGGGGATATCATTTTATTGAACCTGGCGCCGGGTATCTTGCGTGCGGTTATGTAGGCAAGGGACGTCTGGAGGAACCGGAGAGTATTATCGCTGCTGTTGCGAATCATCAGTCGGGTAATCGGGTGCTCACCGGAAAAAAAGTCTTGGTTTCAGCAGGGCCGACACAGGAGAAAATTGATCCTGTTCGTTTTTTTACTAACCGTTCTTCAGGAAAAATGGGTTTTTCGCTTGCGGAAGCTGCTGCCAATATGGGGGCGGACGTCACGTTGGTGGCCGGTCCTAGTAATCTGGAAACTTCCAATCAAACTATTCAGCGAATCAATGTTACGTCTGCAGCGGAAATGTACGATGCAATACTGCAACATTATAATGACAGCGATATTGTGATTAAAGCTGCCGCAGTTGCTGATTACAGACCAAAGGAAACGTTTACCGAGAAAAAGAAAAAACAGTCAGGTGAATGGAAAATTGAAATGGAACGGACGAAAGATATTTTACAGACACTTGGCGATAAAAAAGAAAATCAGTTTCTTGTTGGATTTGCTGCTGAAACTTCCAGACCATTGGAATATGGACGGGAAAAGCTGCGGAAGAAAAATCTGGATGCCATCGTCGTCAACAATGTAGCTGCTGAGGGTGCAGGCTTCAGCGGTGACACGAACATTGTGACATATATTAATAAACATAACCATACAGAGGATCTGGCACTGGCTTCCAAACAGGATATAGCTGGTAACATTTTGAACTACATTGCCCGGGATTTGAAGGGTGAATCATCTTGA
- the priA gene encoding primosomal protein N' — protein MNIAKVIVDVPASSINQTFDYLIPEKYAGILEPGMRVIVPFGPRKIMGFVVGETSESAFDSLKEIDEVLDLTPVLTRELLDLGMWLAEETLSLYITAFQVMLPQVLKARYKKELERLTDESLSLELESFFAGRDFVPYEELEDTNLSYYQVQKAIQDGDIIVNYLVKSRVTKKQITMIKPNRASHLLEEACQELPGNAKKQQQLLQYFIENPHDVEQNVLIRKLKTTRTVIKALLDKQLLAASKQEIYRNPYDDSTFEKTEELELTQEQRQAITPIWDSIRHNQHDVFLIHGVTGSGKTEIYLQAIQDVIKQGKEAIVLVPEISLTPQMVKRFKGRFGSNVAVMHSALSSGEKYDEWRRIHRKEVQVVVGARSAIFAPFENIGIIIIDEEHENSYKQEDTPRYHARDVAIRRGEIHKCPVVLGSATPTLESYARAHKGVYKLATLSKRTNEKDMPDVEIVDMRNELHEGNRSMFSRTLKEKMEQRIAKGEQIVLLLNRRGYSTFVMCRDCGHVKECPHCDIALTYHKNSNRLKCHYCSYEEPMPVFCPSCNSDLIRFFGTGTQRIEESLVQLIPEARVIRMDVDTTRKKGAHEKLLNQFANKEADILLGTQMIAKGLDFANVTLAGVLTADSMLHLPDFRSSEKTFQLLTQVSGRAGRHDLPGEVIIQTYTPEHYSIQLASHYDFVRFYRNEMHTRKTFQYPPYVFLTLITVSHQNHVTVVQTAQRIAQLLQQQVEDGTVILGPTPSPIARMKDRYRYQCMIKYKSEPNLRGTIKKIIRQFDEDMRKNDLQIHVDMQPYQLM, from the coding sequence TTGAATATTGCGAAGGTAATTGTTGATGTTCCGGCGAGTTCGATTAACCAGACCTTTGATTATTTGATTCCGGAAAAATATGCAGGCATTCTGGAGCCTGGAATGCGTGTGATTGTGCCGTTTGGCCCCAGAAAAATAATGGGGTTTGTAGTAGGTGAAACAAGCGAGTCTGCTTTTGATTCATTAAAAGAAATTGACGAGGTGCTTGATCTGACACCTGTTCTTACGAGGGAACTGCTGGACTTGGGAATGTGGCTGGCAGAGGAGACACTCAGTCTGTATATTACCGCTTTTCAGGTCATGTTGCCTCAGGTATTGAAAGCGCGGTATAAAAAGGAATTGGAACGGCTTACCGATGAATCACTTTCCCTGGAATTGGAATCCTTTTTTGCCGGACGTGATTTTGTTCCATATGAAGAGCTGGAAGATACAAATTTAAGCTATTATCAGGTTCAAAAGGCAATTCAAGACGGCGATATCATAGTCAATTATCTGGTCAAGTCAAGGGTCACAAAAAAGCAGATAACCATGATAAAGCCGAACCGTGCCTCGCATCTGCTTGAGGAAGCATGTCAGGAGCTGCCGGGTAATGCCAAAAAACAGCAGCAATTACTTCAGTATTTTATCGAAAACCCACACGATGTGGAACAGAATGTGTTGATCAGGAAATTGAAGACAACCAGAACTGTGATAAAAGCGTTACTGGATAAACAACTGTTGGCTGCTTCAAAGCAAGAAATTTATCGGAATCCATATGACGACAGTACTTTTGAAAAAACAGAGGAACTCGAACTGACACAGGAACAACGTCAGGCAATTACCCCAATCTGGGACTCAATCAGGCACAATCAGCACGATGTCTTTCTAATTCATGGTGTGACCGGAAGCGGCAAGACGGAAATCTATCTGCAGGCAATCCAGGATGTAATCAAGCAAGGAAAAGAAGCTATTGTGCTGGTACCTGAAATATCACTGACCCCACAGATGGTGAAACGGTTTAAAGGAAGATTCGGTTCGAATGTGGCCGTCATGCACAGTGCTTTGTCGAGTGGTGAAAAATATGATGAATGGCGGCGTATCCATCGTAAAGAAGTTCAGGTTGTAGTTGGAGCAAGATCAGCTATATTTGCTCCATTTGAGAATATCGGCATAATTATTATTGATGAAGAACATGAGAACAGTTATAAACAGGAAGATACCCCACGCTATCATGCACGGGATGTGGCAATTCGTCGCGGTGAGATACATAAATGTCCGGTGGTGCTAGGCAGTGCGACACCAACGCTCGAATCGTATGCACGTGCACATAAAGGGGTATACAAGCTTGCTACATTGAGTAAACGAACCAATGAAAAAGACATGCCTGATGTGGAAATAGTGGATATGCGAAATGAACTGCATGAAGGTAATCGATCGATGTTTTCCAGAACATTAAAAGAGAAGATGGAACAGCGTATAGCCAAAGGGGAGCAAATTGTTCTTCTTTTAAACCGGAGAGGGTATTCAACGTTTGTAATGTGTCGAGACTGTGGCCATGTGAAAGAATGTCCGCATTGTGATATCGCGCTGACCTATCATAAAAACAGTAACCGGTTAAAATGTCATTACTGTTCCTATGAAGAGCCAATGCCGGTTTTCTGTCCATCATGTAACAGTGATCTGATCCGATTTTTCGGAACAGGCACGCAACGTATTGAGGAATCTTTGGTGCAGTTGATTCCGGAAGCAAGGGTGATCCGTATGGATGTGGATACAACCCGAAAAAAAGGTGCTCATGAAAAACTTCTGAACCAGTTCGCCAATAAAGAAGCGGATATTTTGCTCGGAACGCAAATGATCGCCAAAGGGCTGGATTTTGCTAATGTCACATTGGCAGGTGTTCTGACCGCTGATTCCATGCTGCATTTGCCTGATTTTCGTTCTTCCGAAAAAACGTTCCAGCTGTTGACACAGGTTAGCGGGAGGGCGGGAAGACATGATCTTCCGGGTGAGGTCATTATCCAAACGTACACACCGGAACATTACAGTATACAACTGGCAAGCCATTATGATTTTGTTCGGTTTTATCGGAACGAGATGCATACGCGTAAAACGTTCCAATATCCACCGTACGTGTTTTTAACATTAATCACGGTTTCACACCAGAATCATGTGACAGTTGTTCAGACAGCACAACGGATTGCACAGCTGCTCCAGCAACAGGTTGAAGATGGAACGGTCATACTCGGGCCAACCCCGTCACCAATTGCCAGGATGAAAGATAGATATCGCTATCAATGCATGATAAAATACAAGAGTGAACCAAACTTGCGAGGAACAATTAAAAAAATCATCCGTCAGTTTGATGAAGACATGCGGAAAAATGATTTACAGATACATGTGGATATGCAGCCATACCAATTGATGTAG